In Hemitrygon akajei chromosome 9, sHemAka1.3, whole genome shotgun sequence, the following are encoded in one genomic region:
- the stx7l gene encoding syntaxin-7, translating to MSYERREANYLVNEDPEQLSRAITSNIQKIGQHSAEIQRILNQLGKPQDNAELRHQLQQKQQLVSHLAKETERYIREFGSLAAVNEQRQRKLQKDRLVAEFTTALTNFQRIQREVAEKEKEFVARVRAGSHLSTGVPESQKGEALLSLESPNQFQDQVEDGITEEDLELIKERENAIKQLESDILDINEIFKDLGMMIHEQGDLVDSIEANVETAEVHVQQANQQLSRAAEYQRKSRKKICILIIVLLILGLVVGLIIWVSVSK from the exons ATGTCTTATGAGCGAAGGGAGGCCAACTACTTGGTTAATGAAGATCCAGAACAGCTTTCAAGAGCAATAacttccaacattcagaaaattgGACAGCATT CCGCAGAAATCCAAAGGATTTTAAACCAACTAGGAAAGCCTCAGGATAATGCAGAACTTAGACATCAACT TCAGCAGAAGCAACAGTTAGTCagccatctggctaaagaaactgaGAGGTACATAAGGGAATTTGGATCATTAGCAGCTGTAAATGAACAG CGACAAAGAAAGCTACAGAAGGATCGTTTGGTTGCTGAATTCACCACTGCATTGACTAATTTCCAAAGAATCCAAAGAGAGGTTGCAGAAAAGGAAAAAGAATTTGTAGCAAGAGTACGTGCTGGTTCGCATCTGTCT ACAGGTGTGCCTGAAAGTCAAAAAGGAGAAGCTCTGCTGTCTCTTGAAAG TCCGAATCAGTTTCAAGATCAAGTGGAAGATGGGATTACAGAAGAAGACCTGGAGCTCATTAAAGAAAGAGAGAATGCTATTAAGCAATTGGAG TCTGATATCTTGGATATTAATGAAATATTCAAAGACTTGGGAATGATGATTCATGAACAAGGAGACCTAGTTG ATAGCATAGAAGCCAATGTGGAAACTGCTGAAGTACACGTACAACAAGCAAACCAGCAGCTTAGTAGGGCAGCTGAATATCAA CGCAAATCTCGAAAGAAAATATGCATCTTAATCATCGTATTGCTAATCCTTGGTTTGGTGGTGGGACTCATTATCTGGGTATCAGTATCAAAATGA